Proteins encoded in a region of the Halarcobacter mediterraneus genome:
- a CDS encoding ferredoxin-thioredoxin reductase catalytic domain-containing protein, with protein sequence MIKKIDIESDEFQTQLELTKQYTDKVCENYNFVYNPENDVNESIQLGLTRNKMIYGKRYCPCFMVIGETTEEREKEDNRLCPCTPALEKEIPSLGHCHCAIFCTPEYVKQNTQEKVNEENQHSLGLTKKQCEELLEKEQVNAKELEALLEARELGYLNFLLVDTREWMEWVGSRIKGTDYLVPTTSFYQALEQIEDKKDIPIIVYCHSGSRSAYCQKVMLNSNYKNVINLDYGIMTYQGDIISGEE encoded by the coding sequence ATGATTAAAAAAATTGATATAGAAAGTGATGAGTTTCAAACGCAATTAGAATTAACAAAACAATATACGGATAAAGTATGTGAAAATTATAATTTTGTGTATAACCCAGAAAATGATGTAAATGAATCAATTCAATTAGGACTTACTAGAAATAAAATGATTTATGGGAAAAGGTATTGTCCCTGTTTTATGGTAATAGGCGAAACAACAGAAGAAAGAGAAAAAGAAGATAATAGACTTTGTCCCTGTACCCCTGCTCTAGAGAAAGAAATACCTTCTTTAGGGCATTGTCACTGTGCAATCTTTTGTACACCTGAATATGTAAAACAAAACACACAAGAAAAAGTTAACGAAGAAAACCAACACTCATTAGGTCTTACAAAAAAACAGTGTGAAGAACTATTAGAAAAAGAACAAGTAAATGCAAAAGAACTAGAAGCCCTACTTGAAGCAAGAGAATTAGGTTATTTAAATTTTCTATTAGTTGACACAAGAGAATGGATGGAATGGGTAGGCTCAAGAATAAAAGGAACTGATTACTTAGTACCAACAACATCTTTTTATCAAGCTTTAGAACAAATTGAAGATAAAAAAGATATACCTATTATTGTTTACTGTCATAGTGGAAGTAGAAGTGCATACTGCCAAAAAGTTATGTTAAATTCAAACTATAAAAATGTAATAAATCTTGATTATGGAATTATGACTTATCAAGGAGATATTATTTCAGGGGAAGAATAG